A window from Zonotrichia albicollis isolate bZonAlb1 chromosome 8, bZonAlb1.hap1, whole genome shotgun sequence encodes these proteins:
- the C8B gene encoding complement component C8 beta chain isoform X2: MSIQLLLLCAVLGTHTAHGFGGQESPSPGDSVTRARLARSTTAPPQPRDCILSSWSSWSKCDPCQKKRYRFARLEQPSQFGGDPCDGSDREAEQCVTNSPCRSRARCDGFVCAVTGRCIARRLLCNGDDDCGDQSDEKNCKKVFRKCDQKMEEYWGIENLAKGLNIFTNSLEGLVLDHRYYAGGCSPHYITDTRFRKPYNVESYTPETKGKYEFTMTEYDSYSNYESTVLKAKATQSSFSFGIKIPKVFELGYSSNDMRFKKFMKRMKRFSSSSSKFLHARCELAVGVYKLRPRALMLHHEFLRRLRRLPTEYSYGEYRELLRDFGTHFIQEATLGGTYEYTLVMNGHELHKAGYSLSDVQKCAQKGFNIAVNFGKFSVGLGVDSAGCNALLKEIGDSTARKQFVEDFQVLVRGGASEEITSLAHKDLPTAQLMQLWGDAVRYNPEIITLKAEPLYELVSPSDMADSMKIKENLRRALDEFQLESSSCRCAPCLGNGIPFLRGAECECLCPLGSRGSACEISRSRDAAVNGGWGCWTSWSPCSGGQRTRRRQCNNPAPQNGGSSCSGPDSETVPC; this comes from the exons ATgagcatccagctgctgctgctctgcgcCGTGCTGGGCACCCACActgcccatggctttgg TGGCCAGGAGTCCCCAAGCCCCGGTGACAGTGTGACCAGGGCCAGGCTCGCCCGCTCCACGACTGCCCCACCACAGCCCCGCGACTGCATCCTCTCCTCCTGGTCCTCCTGGAGCAAGTGTGACCCCTGCCAGAAGAAAAGG TACAGATTTGCCCGCCTGGAACAGCCCTCTCAGTTTGGTGGAGATCCCTGCGATGGCTCTGACAGGGAGGCTGAGCAGTGTGTCACAAACAGCccttgcaggagcagagctcgCTGTGATGGCTTTGTGTGTGCAGTTACAG GGAGATGCATTGCACGGAGGCTGCTCTGCAATGGGGATGATGACTGTGGGGACCAGTCAGATgagaaaaactgcaaaaaagTGTTCAGGAAATGTGACCAGAAGATGGAAGAGTACTGGGGAATAGAGAACCTGGCCAAAGG GTTGAATATCTTCACAAACAGCTTGGAGGGGCTGGTCCTTGATCACAGGTACTATGCTGGGGGATGCTCTCCCCATTACATCACAGACACCAGGTTCAGGAAGCCCTACAACGTGGAGAGCTACACGCCAGAG ACCAAAGGCAAATATGAATTTACAATGACTGAATATGACTCCTACTCAAATTATGAAAGCACTGTCCTGAAGGCAAAAGCGACGCAGTCAAGCTTCAGCTTCGGTATAAAAATACCAAAAGTGTTTGAACTTGGTTACAGCTCAAATGACATGAGGTTCAAGAAGTTCATGAAGAGGATGAAAAGATTTTCTTCAAGT tCCAGCAAGTTCCTCCATGCCCGTTGTGAGCTGGCTGTTGGTGTGTACAAGCTGAGGCCCCGGGCCCTGATGCTGCACCACGAGTTCCTGCGGCGGCTGCGGCGGCTGCCCACGGAGTACAGCTACGGGGAGTACCGGGAGCTCCTCAGGGACTTTGGGACACACTTCATCCAGGAGGCCACTCTGGGAGGCACCTATGAGTACACCTTGGTCATGAACGGCCACGAGCTCCACAAGGCAG GTTATTCTCTGAGTGATGTCCAGAAATGTGCACAGAAGGGCTTTAACATTGCTGTGAATTTTGGTAAATTCTCTGTGGGGCTTGGAGTAGATTCAGCTGGCTGTAATGCCCTTCTGAAAGAGATTGGAG acagcactgccaggaagCAGTTTGTGGAGGATTTCCAGGTGCTGGTCCGTGGAGGAGCGAGTGAGGAGATCACCAGCCTGGCCCACAAGGACCTGCCCACGGCCCAGCTCATGCAGCTGTGGGGAGATGCTGTGCGGTACAACCCTGAGATCATCACGCTGAAG GCAGAGCCACTGTATGAGCTGGTGAGTCCCTCTGACATGGCTGATTCCATGAAAATAAAGGAGAATCTGCGCCGGGCTCTGGATGAGttccagctggagagcagctcctgtCGCTGTGCTCCCTGCCTTGGGAATGGCATCCCCTTCCTGAGAG GAGCAGAGTGTGAGTGCCTGTgtcccctgggcagcaggggTAGCGCCTGTGAgatcagcaggagcagag ATGCTGCTGTCAATggaggctgggggtgctggaCCAGCTGGTCCCCGTGTTCAGGAGGGCAGAGGACGAGGAGGAGACAGTGCAACAACCCTGCCCCTCAGAATGGTGGCTcctcctgctcagggccagACTCTGAGACTGTCCCTTGCTAG
- the C8B gene encoding complement component C8 beta chain isoform X1, protein MSIQLLLLCAVLGTHTAHGFGSRGVGHSGQESPSPGDSVTRARLARSTTAPPQPRDCILSSWSSWSKCDPCQKKRYRFARLEQPSQFGGDPCDGSDREAEQCVTNSPCRSRARCDGFVCAVTGRCIARRLLCNGDDDCGDQSDEKNCKKVFRKCDQKMEEYWGIENLAKGLNIFTNSLEGLVLDHRYYAGGCSPHYITDTRFRKPYNVESYTPETKGKYEFTMTEYDSYSNYESTVLKAKATQSSFSFGIKIPKVFELGYSSNDMRFKKFMKRMKRFSSSSSKFLHARCELAVGVYKLRPRALMLHHEFLRRLRRLPTEYSYGEYRELLRDFGTHFIQEATLGGTYEYTLVMNGHELHKAGYSLSDVQKCAQKGFNIAVNFGKFSVGLGVDSAGCNALLKEIGDSTARKQFVEDFQVLVRGGASEEITSLAHKDLPTAQLMQLWGDAVRYNPEIITLKAEPLYELVSPSDMADSMKIKENLRRALDEFQLESSSCRCAPCLGNGIPFLRGAECECLCPLGSRGSACEISRSRDAAVNGGWGCWTSWSPCSGGQRTRRRQCNNPAPQNGGSSCSGPDSETVPC, encoded by the exons ATgagcatccagctgctgctgctctgcgcCGTGCTGGGCACCCACActgcccatggctttgg CTCTCGTGGTGTTGGACACAGTGGCCAGGAGTCCCCAAGCCCCGGTGACAGTGTGACCAGGGCCAGGCTCGCCCGCTCCACGACTGCCCCACCACAGCCCCGCGACTGCATCCTCTCCTCCTGGTCCTCCTGGAGCAAGTGTGACCCCTGCCAGAAGAAAAGG TACAGATTTGCCCGCCTGGAACAGCCCTCTCAGTTTGGTGGAGATCCCTGCGATGGCTCTGACAGGGAGGCTGAGCAGTGTGTCACAAACAGCccttgcaggagcagagctcgCTGTGATGGCTTTGTGTGTGCAGTTACAG GGAGATGCATTGCACGGAGGCTGCTCTGCAATGGGGATGATGACTGTGGGGACCAGTCAGATgagaaaaactgcaaaaaagTGTTCAGGAAATGTGACCAGAAGATGGAAGAGTACTGGGGAATAGAGAACCTGGCCAAAGG GTTGAATATCTTCACAAACAGCTTGGAGGGGCTGGTCCTTGATCACAGGTACTATGCTGGGGGATGCTCTCCCCATTACATCACAGACACCAGGTTCAGGAAGCCCTACAACGTGGAGAGCTACACGCCAGAG ACCAAAGGCAAATATGAATTTACAATGACTGAATATGACTCCTACTCAAATTATGAAAGCACTGTCCTGAAGGCAAAAGCGACGCAGTCAAGCTTCAGCTTCGGTATAAAAATACCAAAAGTGTTTGAACTTGGTTACAGCTCAAATGACATGAGGTTCAAGAAGTTCATGAAGAGGATGAAAAGATTTTCTTCAAGT tCCAGCAAGTTCCTCCATGCCCGTTGTGAGCTGGCTGTTGGTGTGTACAAGCTGAGGCCCCGGGCCCTGATGCTGCACCACGAGTTCCTGCGGCGGCTGCGGCGGCTGCCCACGGAGTACAGCTACGGGGAGTACCGGGAGCTCCTCAGGGACTTTGGGACACACTTCATCCAGGAGGCCACTCTGGGAGGCACCTATGAGTACACCTTGGTCATGAACGGCCACGAGCTCCACAAGGCAG GTTATTCTCTGAGTGATGTCCAGAAATGTGCACAGAAGGGCTTTAACATTGCTGTGAATTTTGGTAAATTCTCTGTGGGGCTTGGAGTAGATTCAGCTGGCTGTAATGCCCTTCTGAAAGAGATTGGAG acagcactgccaggaagCAGTTTGTGGAGGATTTCCAGGTGCTGGTCCGTGGAGGAGCGAGTGAGGAGATCACCAGCCTGGCCCACAAGGACCTGCCCACGGCCCAGCTCATGCAGCTGTGGGGAGATGCTGTGCGGTACAACCCTGAGATCATCACGCTGAAG GCAGAGCCACTGTATGAGCTGGTGAGTCCCTCTGACATGGCTGATTCCATGAAAATAAAGGAGAATCTGCGCCGGGCTCTGGATGAGttccagctggagagcagctcctgtCGCTGTGCTCCCTGCCTTGGGAATGGCATCCCCTTCCTGAGAG GAGCAGAGTGTGAGTGCCTGTgtcccctgggcagcaggggTAGCGCCTGTGAgatcagcaggagcagag ATGCTGCTGTCAATggaggctgggggtgctggaCCAGCTGGTCCCCGTGTTCAGGAGGGCAGAGGACGAGGAGGAGACAGTGCAACAACCCTGCCCCTCAGAATGGTGGCTcctcctgctcagggccagACTCTGAGACTGTCCCTTGCTAG